A window of Belonocnema kinseyi isolate 2016_QV_RU_SX_M_011 chromosome 9, B_treatae_v1, whole genome shotgun sequence contains these coding sequences:
- the LOC117179369 gene encoding protein abnormal spindle-like → MFFQINVTPKEKKASEPSVEHVKPTKDFDLVLAPFQPQTRISMETPVNTETESFLHVKNTNNRILKVTITKRPPQERNVDISFTSATIEANASITLEIIWSPREPGSWRDVLQLTDSRRVKYDIPLVMQASDPRKNHLKSRPKVRKPLISTSNTTQSSYPSRNALPLKKESGPVKQNMQPRSKRSRVDCFLDEPDKENRSRNTERDRFTESATTKKQRKETFITSSVTSTIHSGTFRLTPVQFKSESRQAMSETQVLDYNFSAQEDSFLIMQERIETKTLRRETYVTTPKYRQNLIKIDENEEERDEFDDSLSPRKPLKPKELSDFSLLMDNINFTPTNPVTPHKSCEFSPRECSTGNKSDGSGMIDSVALTGDSNSTFEISDNKLEQEIVPEKKVCIPFSPPRRKHLTFLKPTRLAQNFELLTPITPAPQRKIEFASSSLLSVDCSNLETPRRFNTSYRDLDSSTAKEVLEADMWVKPQNIFPVRRVIAEKTPQFKEERKELPNGGKTFELNDSKSLLLEISPPKARKHKLSPPKYFKPAEKIKKISPTKNGRIIKNHEPVKRKQQLSKSIRNTSVSIPGVRIANLSLAGITRNKASQSLKTKKETSVKLHDPNDFVMKFCNPDPFAATTTEDPFLSSTLYYDDHWVFLQEVEFKKWLNALMTPPEHLNTDVDTACVDIGKVWQSCRLKEDVVLAESKESISARYHTNTRLNTLRKAACLMFRNSEVANALSRATVCVEKGILVIRQDRDLHRDIGLQKEILELFLSYNPLWLRIGLEAVFGETIPLQSNNDLIGLTRFLLSRFFSDPFILKQHSHPTVVGMKLPTFTATMNKFMLKKFLLVVYFLDYAKTNKLIGHDPCLFYKKAPHKDSRSILLTFSREVLSGIGDITKVLRSHGYVVTHKQTYLDEFDYAVQDMSSDLRDGVRLCRAMELITGKRDLTCHCRVPAISRLQKVHNVNIALTALLNSGYVLTGDIDAKSICDGHREKTLSLLWQIIYKFQAPRFEKAASCIQTWWRSKLWYVRVKNLLKKRRNNAACVIQRAWRCYLAKKKLNQLRVEYEKNLELRNKAARVIQVNWKFHREGIRQKCKYLETKEASRKIQRWWRRIRETKPFVETFRKKRELVILVQRVWKSKKLMEKDLAQYQKLREVVSKIQGRRRATLLGRSKREEFERLKKSVLIIQRRWRALKLMKKERESYEQVLVAARVLQNWWRRVLLLKKNRNHFLLMKYAVKVFEKRWIEKKTIGEERKDYLKTRNSAIVIQRTWRRYRETRGEVSRLRVCKKSAIKVQSWWRSVVILRQYRITRSSCLKIQIWWRSLLLSKACQSEYLKKKNAALVIQKNWRMTRTKREYWQMKSAVLCIESWYENILISRSVREEFLRKKNSVKKIENWCSNLKTAKLEREKYLELKRRVVYVQRIWRGNKLSQRTQQSYLEMKSSAVKIQSWFRMVVQKQKYANILKRQKAAKVIQERWRSTVAKRNAQALYKKVREAVLLLQTRWRAAKLARVKKSEFLEMKEKVIKIQKNWRCHAARKAFERKRKAAIEIQNWWRHKISGMKTRAEYLRLRHLTICLQGRVRRNQLTLKTSENYLRLRDAAIKIQRRWRAERIGREVRKEFVEYRRVVVFMQSKWRMKTELRTYEKIREAVLKIQSFWRAELLGRKTRMNYLTQKSAALGIQRRWREVRLGNKIRQQFLKYRRSVIVFQSSWRMIMAVRKYKKLKMVCLVIQSVWTAKIEGRKTREHFLGLKYAALLLQRRFRANKLRKIEMEKYTILRKRVVFIQGKWRAQLIARECREEFARRKTAAVKIQNWWRSILIMQKCRNDYLERKSVVVKLQRRYRGNVIATEVRKEYEKLKETALKVQACWRTVLARRRLKELLIRRKEAVVLIENWWLEVLRMKEIMMERRREMRRINNAAVKIQAAWRGYKVRQAECARMAELRERTEQAARRAIPAHTLANRLQEAINVFLFSNDLGRLSMCLSSLDVITRLSPNGCLTVCKVGLVDKIYMTLVKSNRSVPWFDACTRATSVLITLAKYPPTKAFILKEEYIETMARLLNVTVEKEPKLFLHLATLMYVLVDDPDYAKAVLQDSRTVWLLNSLYDTITRKKHKIPAVNPKTKEEEMPSPKPDWGLRQKQPRLFSNVLHATKSILRKLGEYQD, encoded by the exons ATGTTTTTCCAG ATTAATGTTACTCCCAAAGAGAAAAAGGCTTCCGAGCCTTCTGTTGAGCATGTTAAACCAACCAAAGATTTTGATTTGGTTCTTGCTCCATTTCAACCACAAACTCGAATTAGTATGGAAACTCCTGTAAATACCGAAACAGAAAGTTTTTTACACGTAAAAAATACTAACAACCGCATTCTAAAG GTAACCATAACAAAGAGGCCACCCCAAGAACGAAATGTCGACATAAGTTTCACAAGTGCAACCATCGAAGCCAACGCCAGTATCACTTTAGAAATAATTTGGTCTCCCAGAGAACCCGGTTCCTGGCGCGATGTTCTTCAATTAACCGACAGTCGTCGTGTTAAATACGACATCCCTCTGGTGATGCAGGCTTCAGATCCTCGAAAAAATCATCTCAAATCTCGACCAAAGGTCAGAAAACCTCTCATTTCTACATCCAATACTACCCAATCATCGTATCCCTCCAGGAATGCTCTCCCCCTTAAAAAAGAATCTGGCCCCGTTAAACAGAATATGCAGCCCAGAAGTAAAAGATCAAGAGTTGATTGCTTTCTCGATGAACCCGACAAAGAAAATAGATCCAGAAACACCGAGCGCGATCGTTTTACCGAATCCGCAACAACTAAAAAGCAGAGAAAAGAAACTTTCATCACCTCTTCGGTTACTTCCACAATTCACTCCGGCACTTTTAGGCTAACTCCCGTGCAATTTAAATCTGAATCGAGACAAGCAATGTCAGAGACTCAAGTGCTAGACTACAATTTCTCTGCCCAAGAAGACAGTTTTCTTATAATGCAAGAacgaattgaaacaaaaactctACGAAGAGAAACTTACGTTACGACACCGAAATATCGACAGAATTTGATCAAGATTGATGAAAACGAGGAAGAGAGAGATGAGTTCGATGATTCCCTATCACCTCGTAAACCACTTAAACCAAAAGAGCTCTcggatttttctttattaatggATAACATTAATTTTACTCCTACAAATCCCGTGACTCCACATAAATCGTGCGAATTCTCTCCGCGAGAATGTTCAACTGGAAATAAATCCGACGGCAGCGGAATGATAGATTCAGTGGCTTTAACAGGGGATTCGAACTCCACCTTTGAGATCAGCGACAATAAACTCGAACAGGAAATAGTACCTGAAAAAAAGGTTTGTATTCCATTCTCTCCCCCACGAAGAAAACACCTAACTTTCCTGAAACCGACTCGCCTTGCTCAGAATTTCGAACTCCTAACGCCAATAACTCCAGCCCCACAACGTAAAATAGAATTCGCTTCCTCATCTCTTCTTTCTGTGGATTGCTCGAATCTAGAAACTCCCAGAAGATTCAACACATCTTATAGAGATTTGGATTCAAGTACTGCCAAAGAAGTTCTCGAAGCTGACATGTGGGTCAAGCCACAGAATATTTTCCCCGTAAGACGAGTAATTGCAGAAAAAACACCCCAATTTAAAGAGGAGAGGAAAGAACTACCAAATGGTGGGAAAACCTTCGaattaaatgattcaaaaagCCTTCTTTTAGAAATTTCTCCTCCGAAAGCTCGCAAACATAAATTATCTCCacctaaatatttcaaacctgcagaaaaaatcaaaaaaatctctcCAACGAAGAAcggaagaataataaaaaaccatGAACCTGTAAAAAGGAAACAACAGCTCAGCAAGTCTATCAGAAACACTAGCGTTTCGATTCCAGGAGTGAGAATCGCAAACCTTTCCCTTGCAGGAATAACTAGGAATAAAGCAAGCCAATCTTTGAAAACTAAGAAGGAAACGAGCGTGAAGCTTCATGACCCTAATGATTTTGTCATGAAGTTTTGCAATCCAGATCCCTTTGCTGCAACAACCACCGAGGATCCTTTCCTTTCTAGTACCTTGTACTACGATGACCATTGGGTCTTCCTTCAggaagttgaattcaaaaaatggCTCAATGCCTTGATGACTCCACCAGAACATTTAAACACTGACGTGGACACCGCCTGTGTGGATATTGGAAAGGTCTGGCAATCTTGCCGATTGAAGGAAGATGTAGTTCTCGCGGAATCTAAAGAATCAATTTCGGCTCGTTATCATACAAATACGAGATTAAATACTTTAAGGAAAGCAGCCTGCCTGATGTTCCGGAATTCGGAAGTGGCAAATGCCCTCTCGAGAGCGACTGTCTGCGTAGAAAAGGGAATCCTCGTCATCAGGCAAGACCGAGATCTTCACCGAGACATCGGCCTGCAGAAGGAAATCCTTGAACTCTTTCTCAGCTACAATCCCCTCTGGTTAAGGATTGGTTTGGAAGCCGTCTTTGGAGAAACGATTCCCCTGCAATCAAACAATGACTTGATAGGATTAACCAGATTCCTCCTCTCGAGATTCTTCTCCGATCCGTTTATCTTGAAACAACACTCACATCCTACAGTTGTTGGCATGAAGCTGCCGACCTTTACTGCGACCATGAACAAGTTCATGCTAAAAAAGTTCCTCCTCGTCGTTTACTTTCTCGACTACGCGAAGACAAACAAACTAATTGGCCATGATCCAtgccttttctacaaaaaggcccCGCACAAAGACAGTCGATCGATTCTTCTGACATTCTCGAGAGAAGTTCTAAGTGGAATCGGAGATATTACGAAAGTTCTGAGATCTCATGGATACGTCGTGACGCACAAGCAAACTTACTTGGACGAGTTTGATTATGCGGTCCAGGATATGAGCTCAGATTTGAGAGACGGAGTGAGACTTTGCAGGGCGATGGAGTTGATCACTGGAAAAAGGGATTTAACTTGTCACTGCAGAGTTCCTGCGATTTCGAGGTTGCAGAAGGTTCATAATGTCAATATTGCTCTGACGGCTTTGCTCAATTCAGGTTACGTTCTGACTGGAGACATTGACGCTAAGAGTATATGTGACGGACATAGAGAAAAAACGCTGTCCCTACTTTggcaaattatttacaaattccaaGCTCCAAGATTCGAAAAGGCAGCCTCTTGTATCCAAACTTGGTGGCGTTCGAAACTCTGGTACGTCCGTGTGAAGAACTTGTTGAAGAAACGTAGAAATAATGCAGCTTGTGTTATTCAAAGAGCCTGGAGGTGTTACTTGGCGAAGAAGAAATTGAATCAGCTAAGGGTAGAGTACGAAAAGAATCTGGAGTTAAGAAACAAAGCTGCTCGAGTTATTCAGGTGAACTGGAAATTCCACAGAGAGGGAATTagacaaaaatgtaaatatctcgaGACTAAAGAGGCGAGTAGGAAGATTCAGAGATGGTGGAGAAGAATTCGAGAGACAAAGCCTTTTGTTGAAACCTTTAGAAAGAAACGCGAGCTTGTGATTCTGGTGCAAAGAGTTTGGAAAAGCAAGAAGCTGATGGAGAAAGACCTAGCACAGTATCAGAAATTGAGAGAAGTAGTTTCCAAAATCCAGGGTAGAAGGAGAGCGACACTTCTGGGAAGATCAAAACGAGAGGAGtttgaaagattgaaaaagtCGGTTTTGATTATTCAGAGAAGGTGGAGGGCTTTGAAGTTGATGAAGAAGGAAAGAGAATCTTATGAACAGGTTCTTGTCGCTGCTCGAGTACTTCAAAATTGGTGGAGGCGTGTcttgcttttgaaaaaaaatcggaatCATTTCCTCTTAATGAAATACGCAGTCAAGGTCTTCGAAAAAAGATGGATTGAGAAGAAGACAATTGGCGAGGAGAGGAAGGATTACCTCAAGACAAGAAATAGTGCGATTGTTATTCAGAGAACATGGAGAAGATACAGAGAAACTAGAGGAGAAGTTTCCCGCCTTCGGGTTTGCAAAAAGTCTGCTATTAAAGTCCAATCATGGTGGAGGTCGGTTGTGATTCTTCGGCAGTATAGAATAACGAGAAGCAGTTGTTTGAAGATCCAAATCTGGTGGAGATCTCTGCTGTTATCTAAAGCTTGCCAATCggagtatttaaaaaagaaaaatgcggCTCTGGTTATACAGAAAAACTGGAGAATGACAAGAACAAAGAGGGAATATTGGCAGATGAAGTCCGCAGTTTTATGTATTGAATCATGGTACGAAAATATTCTCATTTCAAGATCAGTTCGAGAGGAATTCTTGAGAAAGAAGAACTCTGTAAAGAAGATTGAAAATTGGTGCTCGAATCTAAAAACTGCAAAACTCGAGCGCGAGAAATACCTAGAATTAAAAAGAAGAGTCGTGTATGTTCAAAGAATATGGAGGGGGAATAAATTATCTCAGAGAACACAACAAAGTTACTTGGAAATGAAATCGAGTGCTGTGAAGATACAATCTTGGTTTAGGATGGTGGTACAAAAACAGAAATATGCAAATATATTGAAAAGACAAAAAGCAGCGAAGGTTATTCAGGAAAGATGGAGATCAACTGTAGCGAAACGTAACGCTCAAGCTCTTTATAAGAAAGTTCGAGAAGCTGTTTTACTTTTGCAAACAAGGTGGAGAGCTGCGAAACTTGCGAGGGTGAAGAAAAGCGAGTTTTTGGAAATGAAGGAGAAAGTCATCAAGATTCAGAAAAACTGGAGATGCCACGCAGCGAGAAAAGCTTTCGAGAGGAAAAGAAAGGCAGCGATTGAGATACAGAATTGGTGGAGACATAAAATTTCTGGAATGAAAACACGAGCTGAATATCTTAGATTGAGGCATCTAACGATTTGTCTTCAAGGACGTGTGAGAAGAAATCAGCTCACCTTGAAGACGAgcgaaaattatttaagattgcgAGATGCTGCAATAAAGATTCAACGAAGGTGGAGAGCAGAGAGAATTGGTAGAGAAGTGAGGAAGGAGTTTGTTGAGTACAGAAGAGTTGTGGTTTTTATGCAATCTAAATGGAGAATGAAGACCGAATTGAGAACATACGAGAAGATTAGAGAAGCAGTTTTAAAGATACAGTCATTCTGGAGAGCAGAGCTTTTGGGAAGAAAAACGAGAATGAATTATTTGACTCAGAAATCAGCAGCGTTGGGGATTCAACGTCGATGGAGGGAAGTGAGACTCGGAAATAAAATCAGGCAACAATTCCTCAAGTATCGCCGATCGGTGATAGTTTTTCAATCGAGCTGGAGGATGATAATGGCAGTGAggaaatataagaaattaaagatGGTTTGCTTGGTGATCCAATCAGTTTGGACAGCGAAGATTGAAGGAAGAAAAACGAGAGAGCACTTCTTGGGTCTAAAATATGCAGCTCTTCTTCTCCAGAGACGCTTCAGGGCTaataaacttcgtaaaattgaaaTGGAGAAGTACACGATTTTAAGAAAAAGGGTAGTTTTTATTCAGGGAAAATGGCGAGCGCAACTTATAGCTCGAGAATGCAGAGAAGAATTCGCTCGCCGTAAAACGGCTgcggtgaaaattcaaaattggtggAGATCGATTTTGATAATGCAAAAGTGCAGAAATGATTATCTGGAAAGGAAAAGTGTTGTCGTCAAACTTCAGAGAAGATATCGAGGGAATGTAATTGCGACAGAAGTCAGAAAggaatatgaaaaattgaagGAGACAGCTTTGAAAGTGCAAGCGTGCTGGAGAACTGTTTTGGCGAGAAGAAGATTGAAGGAACTTTTAATTCGTCGGAAGGAGGCagtagttttgattgaaaattggtggCTGGAAGTCTTGAGGATGAAAGAGATTATGATGGAGAGAAGAAGAGAAATGAGAAGGATTAACAATGCTGCAGTTAAGATTCAAGCTGCTTGGAGAGGATATAAAGTTAGACAGGCTGAATGTGCAAGAATGGCGGAATTGAGAGAAAGGACTGAACAAGCTGCAAGAAGAGCGATACCGGCACATACTTTGGCGAATAGATTGCAGGAAGCGATTAATGTATTCCTTTTTTCCAATGACCTTGGTCGACTGTCGATGTGCCTCTCTTCTTTAG aCGTTATAACACGCTTATCACCAAATGGTTGCCTCACAGTCTGCAAAGTTGGTTTGGTGGACAAAATCTACATGACGTTAGTTAAATCAAATAGATCTGTACCATGGTTTGATGCGTGTACACGAGCAACCAGCGTTTTGATAACGCTGGCAAAATATCCTCCTACGAAGGCATTCATATTGAag GAGGAGTACATCGAAACCATGGCAAGACTCTTGAATGTAACAGTGGAAAAGGAACCCAAGCTCTTCCTTCATCTTGCTACTTTAATGTACGTGCTAGTTGACGATCCTGACTACGCGAAG GCAGTATTACAAGACTCGCGTACCGTCTGGTTACTCAACTCTCTCTACGACACAATAACTCGAAAGAAACACAAAATCCCGGCAGTTAATCCAAAAACAAAGGAAGAAGAAATGCCAAGTCCGAAACCGGACTGGGGACTCAGGCAAAAGCAGCCTCGCCTTTTCTCCAATGTTCTTCACGCTACTAAGTCTATCTTGCGAAAACTTGGTGAATACCAAGATTAA